The following proteins are encoded in a genomic region of Mahella australiensis 50-1 BON:
- a CDS encoding TM1266 family iron-only hydrogenase system putative regulator — translation MENRIGVIGIVVEHREEVAAKLNDILSRHGDIIVGRMGIPYKERGLSVISLIVDGTTDEIGSLTGQLGALPNVNVKSALTK, via the coding sequence GTGGAAAATAGAATAGGCGTTATAGGTATAGTAGTCGAGCACAGGGAAGAGGTGGCGGCCAAGCTGAACGATATACTCAGCCGGCACGGTGACATAATAGTGGGGCGTATGGGCATACCATACAAAGAGCGCGGCCTGTCGGTCATATCCCTCATAGTGGACGGCACGACCGATGAGATAGGTTCATTGACCGGTCAGTTGGGCGCTTTGCCGAATGTGAATGTAAAATCGGCTTTGACAAAATAG
- a CDS encoding sugar phosphate isomerase/epimerase family protein has protein sequence MVKFGCCLPMASFAEQLKQGDDKSGDVAKQLALGLDALHRNGYDFAELGVGTVANLSDDDFERVKGMIAAADIKVHAFNSFIPGSIPLTGPDVSVEQIEQYVSKALMRVSEVGASYVVFGSGAARKVPEGFPVDRAIEQLLDFLKLCERYAARYDVTIAIEPLNKMETNIVNSVAEGLELALRADQPHVKLLADLYHMLVEHESFDIIPKAAQHLVHVHIANKQRRYPGYAIEDDEDFMPFFKALKESGYDGGISAECRFDDFMEESVRSLLYIKQMWQSA, from the coding sequence ATGGTGAAATTCGGATGTTGTCTGCCTATGGCATCTTTTGCGGAGCAGTTGAAACAGGGCGACGATAAGAGTGGCGATGTTGCCAAGCAGTTGGCGTTGGGCCTGGATGCTCTGCACCGGAATGGCTACGATTTTGCGGAATTGGGCGTAGGCACCGTGGCAAATCTGTCGGATGATGACTTTGAAAGGGTAAAGGGCATGATCGCGGCAGCCGATATAAAGGTACATGCTTTTAACAGCTTTATACCCGGTTCTATACCGTTGACCGGTCCTGATGTATCGGTTGAGCAGATAGAGCAATATGTGAGCAAAGCTTTGATGCGCGTCAGCGAGGTAGGAGCATCGTATGTGGTCTTTGGCAGCGGGGCGGCGCGCAAGGTGCCCGAAGGATTCCCGGTTGACAGGGCTATTGAGCAGTTGCTGGATTTCTTGAAATTGTGCGAGCGCTATGCCGCGCGTTACGATGTGACCATAGCAATAGAGCCGCTTAATAAAATGGAAACCAATATAGTAAACAGCGTGGCCGAGGGCTTGGAGCTGGCGTTGAGGGCTGATCAGCCGCATGTAAAGCTGCTGGCCGATTTGTATCATATGCTGGTAGAGCATGAATCGTTTGATATTATACCCAAAGCGGCACAACATCTGGTGCACGTACACATAGCCAATAAGCAACGGCGTTACCCGGGCTACGCCATAGAGGACGATGAGGATTTTATGCCGTTCTTCAAGGCATTGAAGGAGAGCGGCTATGACGGCGGCATATCGGCCGAATGCCGTTTTGATGATTTTATGGAGGAGAGTGTCCGGTCTTTGTTATACATAAAGCAGATGTGGCAGTCTGCTTAG
- the hydG gene encoding [FeFe] hydrogenase H-cluster radical SAM maturase HydG, which yields MVEERMKADFIDEDTINRTLEKGRKATKTDVQRIIDKAALAKGLDPEEVAALLYVDDDELLEGIYRTAREVKERIYGKRLVLFAPLYLSNYCVNKCRYCGYHYGSDIVRKKLTMEEIADEVRALEAMGHKRLALETGEDPVNCPIDYVLDAIKTIYSVQQDNGAIRRVNVNIAATTVENYRKLKAAGIGTYVLFQETYHRPTYKLMHPAGPKSDYDYHTTAMDRAMQGGIDDVGIGVLFGLYDYHFEVMGLLYHAMHLDSTYGAGPHTISMPRLRAAESVTMNEFPYMVSDRDFKKIVAVIRLAVPYTGMILTTRERPGYRDDVISVGISQISAGSCTGVGGYKDEWEEFLNGRPHAERENTAQFEVQDLRSPDKIIRTLCESGYIPSYCTACYRKGRVGDRFMSFAKSGNIHNVCLPNAILTFKEYLEDYASPQTKEIGEKAIEQHLKDIGKDRIREITKERLKLIEKGQRDLYF from the coding sequence ATGGTAGAAGAAAGGATGAAGGCGGACTTTATAGATGAGGATACTATAAACCGTACGTTGGAGAAAGGCAGGAAGGCTACCAAAACGGACGTGCAGCGCATAATAGATAAGGCGGCTTTGGCCAAGGGGCTGGACCCCGAAGAGGTGGCGGCGCTGTTATATGTAGATGACGACGAGCTGCTTGAGGGCATATACAGGACGGCTCGCGAGGTAAAAGAGCGCATATACGGCAAAAGGCTGGTATTGTTTGCACCGCTTTATCTAAGCAACTATTGCGTCAATAAGTGCCGTTATTGCGGCTATCACTACGGCAGCGACATAGTGCGCAAGAAGCTGACGATGGAGGAGATAGCCGACGAGGTGCGTGCTTTGGAGGCTATGGGCCACAAACGCCTGGCATTGGAGACCGGCGAGGACCCGGTGAATTGCCCCATAGACTATGTGTTGGATGCTATAAAGACAATATATTCGGTGCAGCAGGATAACGGCGCTATACGGCGCGTCAACGTGAATATAGCCGCCACTACGGTGGAGAATTACCGTAAGCTCAAGGCGGCCGGCATAGGCACGTATGTCCTGTTTCAGGAGACCTATCACCGGCCGACGTACAAGCTGATGCACCCGGCCGGCCCTAAATCCGATTACGATTATCACACCACGGCTATGGACAGGGCTATGCAGGGTGGTATAGATGATGTTGGGATAGGCGTGTTGTTCGGACTGTACGATTATCATTTTGAGGTGATGGGCCTGCTGTATCACGCTATGCACCTCGACAGCACTTATGGTGCCGGGCCGCATACCATATCGATGCCAAGGCTGAGGGCTGCCGAAAGCGTCACGATGAACGAATTCCCCTATATGGTGTCTGACCGCGACTTCAAAAAGATAGTGGCCGTTATACGCCTGGCGGTGCCATATACCGGTATGATACTTACAACGCGTGAACGCCCGGGCTATCGCGATGATGTGATATCGGTTGGCATATCGCAGATAAGCGCCGGCTCATGCACCGGCGTAGGCGGCTATAAGGATGAATGGGAGGAGTTCTTAAACGGCCGGCCGCATGCTGAAAGGGAGAATACCGCTCAGTTCGAGGTGCAGGACCTGCGCAGCCCCGATAAGATAATACGCACGTTGTGCGAGAGCGGCTATATACCCAGCTACTGTACGGCCTGTTACAGGAAAGGGCGCGTCGGCGATCGCTTCATGAGCTTTGCCAAGTCGGGCAATATACACAACGTGTGCCTGCCCAACGCCATATTGACATTCAAGGAATACCTTGAAGATTATGCGTCGCCGCAGACAAAGGAAATAGGGGAGAAGGCCATCGAGCAGCATCTGAAGGATATAGGCAAAGATCGCATACGCGAGATCACAAAGGAGCGCCTTAAGCTCATCGAGAAGGGCCAACGCGATTTATATTTCTGA
- a CDS encoding ABC transporter ATP-binding protein translates to MARTNRFSDDEPLRRPFNKDQFMRLLGYLGPFKKNIAMAFVLMAAATVAGLAGPYIIKLAIDNYIAAGDVPGMMYLTLVFAGITIATYFINRKRIVMMTAMGQSILYNMRMDLFRHIESLSFTFFDSRPAGKIMMRLINDVNSLNDLLTNGLINVLNDFVMLAAIIGIMFSMNTRLTLISFILLPALAALVFGLRNLIRRRWQIVRQKNSNMNAYLQESISGMRVTQAFVQEEVNESIFLGLNDGIKTAHMNAIRVNNAFGPLLNIIGAVGNALVFIIGVGMVVGGEVTVGTLVAFTSYIGRFWMPLTNLSNFYNQLLVAMASAERIFDILDTKPEVTDKPDAVPLPPIEGRVEFDHVWFHYEPDKPVLRDVSFTARPGENIALVGPTGAGKSTIINLIARFYDVTAGRVLIDGYDVRDVTLESLRSQMGIVLQDTFLFSGTIMDNIRYGKLDATDEEVIAAAKAVHADDFIREFKDGYFTEVHERGSRLSVGQRQLISFARTLLADPRILILDEATSSIDTHTERLVQMGLERLLQGRTSFVIAHRLSTIRNADRIMVIDEGQIKESGTHDELMAAGGIYRELYTSQFSWLLAG, encoded by the coding sequence ATGGCTAGGACGAACCGTTTTTCCGATGATGAGCCGCTGCGCAGGCCGTTTAACAAGGACCAATTCATGCGCCTGCTCGGGTATCTGGGCCCTTTTAAGAAGAATATTGCCATGGCTTTTGTTCTTATGGCGGCGGCTACGGTGGCAGGGCTGGCCGGTCCATATATAATAAAGCTGGCCATAGATAATTACATAGCGGCAGGCGATGTGCCCGGCATGATGTACCTTACGCTGGTATTTGCAGGTATTACCATAGCCACCTACTTTATAAACCGCAAGCGCATAGTGATGATGACCGCTATGGGTCAGAGCATACTGTATAACATGCGTATGGACCTGTTCAGGCATATAGAAAGCCTGTCGTTCACATTTTTCGACAGCCGGCCGGCGGGCAAGATCATGATGCGCCTGATAAACGACGTGAATTCGCTCAATGACCTTTTGACCAACGGCCTCATCAATGTCTTGAACGACTTCGTCATGCTGGCCGCTATAATAGGCATTATGTTCAGCATGAATACGAGGCTTACGCTGATATCGTTTATACTGCTGCCGGCGCTCGCGGCATTGGTGTTCGGCCTGCGCAATCTTATAAGGCGGCGATGGCAGATAGTGCGCCAGAAGAATTCCAATATGAACGCTTATCTTCAGGAGAGCATATCGGGTATGCGAGTCACGCAGGCCTTTGTTCAGGAAGAAGTCAATGAAAGCATTTTTTTGGGGCTAAACGACGGTATAAAGACGGCTCATATGAACGCCATACGCGTCAACAACGCCTTCGGTCCGCTCCTCAATATCATAGGCGCTGTGGGCAACGCGCTGGTATTCATCATTGGCGTAGGCATGGTGGTGGGCGGTGAGGTTACGGTGGGTACGCTGGTTGCGTTTACCAGCTACATAGGCAGGTTTTGGATGCCGCTGACCAACCTGAGCAATTTCTATAATCAATTGTTGGTAGCTATGGCATCTGCTGAGCGCATATTCGATATATTGGATACAAAACCCGAGGTTACCGATAAGCCGGATGCCGTACCGCTGCCGCCTATAGAAGGGCGAGTGGAATTTGACCACGTCTGGTTCCACTATGAGCCGGATAAGCCTGTGCTCAGAGATGTGAGCTTCACGGCTCGTCCGGGAGAGAACATAGCGCTTGTTGGGCCGACAGGTGCCGGCAAATCGACTATAATAAACCTTATAGCGCGCTTTTACGACGTGACAGCGGGCCGCGTGCTCATAGACGGCTACGACGTGCGCGACGTGACGCTGGAATCGCTGCGCAGCCAAATGGGCATAGTGCTGCAGGACACCTTTCTTTTCTCGGGCACCATTATGGACAATATACGCTATGGTAAACTGGATGCCACCGATGAAGAGGTGATAGCGGCGGCCAAGGCTGTGCATGCCGACGACTTCATAAGGGAATTCAAAGACGGCTATTTTACCGAAGTCCACGAGCGCGGCTCCAGGCTGTCGGTAGGGCAGCGCCAGCTCATATCCTTTGCCCGCACGCTGCTGGCCGACCCGCGCATACTCATATTGGACGAAGCAACATCCAGCATAGATACTCATACCGAGCGACTGGTGCAGATGGGGCTGGAACGTTTGCTGCAGGGGCGTACCTCATTTGTCATAGCACACAGGCTGTCTACTATACGCAATGCCGACCGCATTATGGTGATAGATGAGGGGCAAATAAAGGAGTCGGGCACGCATGATGAGCTCATGGCCGCAGGCGGCATATACCGCGAGCTGTACACCTCGCAGTTTAGCTGGCTGCTGGCCGGATAG
- a CDS encoding Crp/Fnr family transcriptional regulator, producing the protein MMSSLNIKSPLFEGIEDDDLDAMLSCLNAKAASFPRGDNIVCAGDEISNIGVVLFGEVNVSKDDAFGRRQIIANLKAGDTFSEVFVCAGINESPVTVTAATNADILFIDYAFSIKRCTKSCIFHTKLIENMLSLLAQKNIALSAKIDYLSTKSLRSRIAAYLLDESKKQTSDLFYIPFNRNGLADYLGADRSAISRELSRMRDDGLIEYWKNSFKIIDRKALQKV; encoded by the coding sequence ATGATGAGTTCATTGAATATAAAATCTCCGCTGTTTGAGGGTATCGAGGACGATGATCTCGACGCAATGCTTTCCTGCCTTAATGCAAAGGCAGCATCGTTTCCCCGCGGGGACAATATAGTATGCGCCGGCGATGAAATCTCGAATATAGGCGTCGTACTGTTCGGTGAAGTAAATGTTTCCAAAGACGATGCCTTCGGCCGACGCCAGATAATAGCGAATTTGAAGGCCGGCGACACGTTCAGCGAGGTATTCGTCTGCGCCGGCATAAACGAAAGCCCCGTTACGGTGACTGCCGCAACAAATGCTGATATACTTTTTATCGATTATGCATTCTCTATAAAAAGATGCACCAAGTCCTGCATATTCCATACAAAGCTGATAGAAAATATGCTCAGCCTTTTAGCGCAAAAAAACATTGCGCTCAGCGCGAAGATCGATTACCTATCAACAAAAAGTCTGCGCAGTCGGATTGCGGCCTACCTGCTCGATGAGAGCAAGAAACAGACGAGCGACCTGTTCTACATACCGTTTAACAGAAACGGCCTGGCCGATTACCTTGGAGCGGATCGCAGCGCCATCTCGCGCGAGCTCAGCCGTATGAGGGACGACGGCCTTATCGAGTATTGGAAAAACAGCTTTAAGATTATCGATAGAAAAGCCTTGCAAAAAGTTTAA